The Apostichopus japonicus isolate 1M-3 chromosome 6, ASM3797524v1, whole genome shotgun sequence genome contains a region encoding:
- the LOC139969288 gene encoding uncharacterized protein produces the protein MATAQSKEGHSQIRVALWAPPRSLSTAFERCISTLHAKHALTIFHEPFTAAYHLGPEKQLRYPVPFTQLITKDRKYTYSWVQRQLEADFHEKDIIFFKDLGYSIDGKYDHLPSGYQHTFLLRNPEQVFTSMNNLLLKYPIRLVRLKVKSIIPKRFIYEEMFDLYEHLTKELGQKVIIIDSEDLVENPKAMLELYCKETGIPFYEDMVNWRTGQEDMKDWKYSKKLMRINRVIGQYDRAMSTSGLGKPSPRTFDVEKYPRDCRDAITHSEPFYNKLYEKRLRLSDQHNPNHTEPL, from the coding sequence ATGGCCACAGCACAGTCAAAGGAAGGTCACAGTCAAATACGTGTAGCATTATGGGCTCCACCGCGGTCCTTGTCGACAGCCTTTGAGCGTTGTATCAGCACTCTACACGCTAAACATGCCTTAACCATCTTCCACGAACCGTTTACCGCAGCATACCATTTAGGACCAGAAAAGCAATTGCGTTACCCGGTCCCTTTTACACAGCTAATCACGAAGGACAGAAAGTATACCTACAGTTGGGTCCAAAGACAGCTGGAAGCAGATTTCCATGAAAAGGACATTATATTCTTTAAGGACTTAGGTTACTCCATTGATGGTAAATATGATCATCTTCCCAGCGGTTATCAACATACCTTCTTGCTACGAAATCCAGAGCAAGTCTTTACCTCAATGAACAATCTTCTGTTGAAATATCCGATTCGTCTCGTACGGTTGAAAGTGAAGTCAATAATACCCAAAAGATTTATTTATGAAGAAATGTTCGATTTGTACGAACATCTGACCAAAGAGTTGGGACAAAAAGTGATCATTATAGATTCCGAGGACCTGGTGGAGAATCCGAAGGCAATGTTGGAGTTGTACTGTAAAGAAACAGGTATTCCATTCTATGAGGACATGGTTAATTGGCGAACAGGTCAGGAAGACATGAAAGATTGGAAGTATTCTAAAAAACTAATGAGAATTAATCGAGTAATCGGCCAATATGATCGAGCTATGAGCACTAGCGGCCTGGGTAAACCCAGCCCACGTACTTTCGATGTCGAGAAATACCCACGTGACTGTCGAGACGCGATCACACATTCGGAGCCATTTTACAACAAACTCTACGAGAAGAGATTAAGACTATCAGACCAGCATAACCCCAATCACACGGAACCACTTTGA